One part of the Leptolyngbya sp. FACHB-261 genome encodes these proteins:
- a CDS encoding DUF1257 domain-containing protein produces the protein MSHFSTLRTKITDAEILKASLRDLGISVKTEADVRGYNGQRVRSDIVAVLDGEYDLGWSRNTDGSFDLIADLWGVAKKHNQTELINSINQKYAVNKTLAEVKRPGLQTANVKLVVQ, from the coding sequence ATGTCTCACTTTAGCACTCTGCGCACCAAAATCACTGATGCCGAAATCCTGAAGGCTTCTTTGCGGGATCTGGGTATCTCGGTTAAGACCGAAGCTGATGTGCGTGGCTACAATGGGCAGCGTGTTCGCTCTGACATCGTTGCAGTTCTAGACGGCGAATACGATCTGGGCTGGTCCCGCAACACCGATGGTTCTTTCGACCTGATCGCTGACCTGTGGGGCGTTGCTAAGAAGCACAACCAAACCGAGCTGATCAACTCGATCAACCAGAAGTACGCTGTTAACAAGACTCTAGCCGAAGTCAAGCGCCCTGGTCTGCAAACCGCCAACGTCAAGCTGGTGGTCCAGTAG
- a CDS encoding 3'(2'),5'-bisphosphate nucleotidase CysQ, which yields MDYFSPEQDGKLRALIRSMGQQAESMTRASFQVIQKGPEDYVTDIDRALDRELTQRFRQWFPDDGLVTEENPDSRAAYASGYDRTWFIDPLDGTDSFIQGTGDYAVMVGLLRQNLPVGGWVYSPSADILHFGGPGWGLYSMQGDAAPKPVPTMLPPQLSADCCPIMIGYRDQRQHGAAITEAIPEAQFYSLGSFGLKVIEVIRGKVGLYLYLNGRVKLWDTTGPIALARAAGLMCCDLWGRPLRFTPDAVDPITLAHHQTILVGWRPYMEALQPRLLRALEGQVTQE from the coding sequence ATGGACTATTTTTCACCTGAACAGGACGGTAAGTTGCGTGCTCTCATTCGCTCGATGGGACAGCAAGCAGAATCTATGACCAGAGCCTCGTTTCAGGTTATACAGAAAGGGCCAGAGGACTATGTCACGGATATTGATCGAGCCTTAGATCGAGAACTAACCCAGCGGTTTCGGCAATGGTTTCCAGATGACGGGCTAGTTACTGAAGAAAATCCAGATTCACGAGCGGCTTACGCTAGTGGTTACGACCGCACCTGGTTTATCGATCCGCTGGACGGTACCGATAGTTTTATCCAGGGCACTGGCGATTACGCAGTTATGGTTGGCTTGCTTCGGCAGAATTTGCCAGTCGGTGGTTGGGTCTACTCTCCAAGTGCCGACATCTTACATTTCGGCGGTCCGGGTTGGGGTCTGTATTCTATGCAGGGAGATGCAGCCCCAAAGCCAGTGCCAACGATGTTGCCACCTCAGCTTTCAGCAGATTGTTGTCCAATTATGATTGGCTACCGCGATCAGCGACAGCATGGCGCTGCAATTACAGAGGCTATTCCTGAAGCCCAATTCTACTCACTGGGCAGTTTTGGCTTGAAGGTGATTGAAGTTATCCGGGGCAAAGTAGGGCTGTACCTATATTTAAACGGACGCGTTAAATTGTGGGACACCACAGGTCCTATTGCCTTGGCCCGCGCTGCGGGTCTTATGTGCTGTGACCTGTGGGGCCGACCCTTACGTTTTACACCTGATGCTGTTGATCCAATTACCTTAGCTCATCATCAAACCATTTTGGTCGGTTGGCGACCCTATATGGAAGCCTTACAGCCTCGGCTACTACGGGCTCTAGAAGGTCAAGTTACTCAGGAGTGA
- a CDS encoding YciI family protein: MPWFVKIERGRVDKVTFDKSVPAHKAYVQDLIAKGHHAQTGYWAERGGGMLLFEAASLDEAKAIVLQDPFVQNGCVDYELHEWKIVVQ; this comes from the coding sequence ATGCCCTGGTTTGTCAAAATCGAGCGAGGTCGCGTTGACAAAGTGACCTTTGATAAAAGTGTCCCCGCTCACAAAGCCTATGTACAAGATTTGATTGCCAAAGGCCATCATGCTCAGACTGGCTATTGGGCTGAACGGGGAGGTGGCATGTTGCTGTTTGAAGCTGCTTCCCTAGATGAGGCCAAGGCAATTGTGCTGCAAGACCCATTTGTTCAAAATGGGTGTGTTGATTACGAATTGCACGAATGGAAAATCGTTGTGCAGTAA
- a CDS encoding RuBisCO accumulation factor 1 has protein sequence MTEASQGSSTPNFQPPAGVEDIDADALLLSLRRKEGSWVEWGQACQSLQKAGYNPQKIFEETGFEPIQQNQIIVAAQVYAGLIKLQAPAAVLDYFERRGSDILYEFRVLTQPERVTAAELACDRKLDVDGAHEVAKAVKDLARLSEVPEGFSRHPGDATAYQFWKAARQKSELQDRARLIARGLMFAHSSSARTKLEQLLTDLTVVKAQPAPRLPLYRVESDEDLPRVLPVVGKLPLSKADLRAVPVLETIEPFELVKTSGTCAWVAVPGWQVVRNAEDPVGLLCDSTQLPAELPGKPEEVLVVVDRSQTTWAVDGYFVVEQEEQLSLQWFDSAPAAPLLGRILLVMRPKKIFDAEVAKDPWQIDE, from the coding sequence ATGACTGAAGCCTCTCAGGGTTCGAGTACACCTAACTTTCAACCGCCTGCTGGGGTTGAAGATATTGATGCCGATGCACTTTTGCTCTCTTTGCGTCGGAAAGAAGGAAGTTGGGTAGAGTGGGGACAAGCTTGTCAAAGTTTGCAAAAAGCAGGCTATAATCCCCAGAAAATTTTTGAAGAAACTGGTTTTGAACCCATTCAACAAAATCAAATTATCGTTGCGGCCCAAGTGTACGCAGGCTTGATTAAGCTTCAAGCACCGGCTGCTGTTTTGGACTATTTTGAGCGCAGAGGTAGCGATATTTTGTACGAATTTCGGGTTTTGACCCAACCCGAACGCGTGACAGCAGCTGAACTTGCCTGTGACAGAAAATTAGATGTTGATGGTGCCCACGAAGTAGCGAAAGCCGTAAAAGATCTCGCACGTTTAAGTGAAGTTCCCGAGGGCTTTTCCAGACATCCTGGTGATGCTACTGCTTATCAATTTTGGAAGGCTGCTCGGCAGAAATCGGAACTTCAAGACCGAGCCCGCTTGATCGCGCGAGGTTTGATGTTTGCCCACAGCAGCAGTGCCAGAACCAAGCTTGAGCAATTGCTAACTGACCTTACCGTGGTGAAGGCCCAGCCAGCGCCGCGTTTGCCCCTTTATCGGGTGGAATCAGATGAAGACCTACCCCGTGTGTTGCCTGTGGTAGGCAAACTGCCCTTAAGTAAGGCCGATCTTAGAGCGGTACCGGTGCTTGAGACCATTGAGCCGTTTGAATTAGTAAAAACTTCAGGCACTTGTGCTTGGGTTGCAGTTCCAGGATGGCAAGTGGTTCGTAATGCCGAAGATCCAGTGGGTCTGCTCTGCGATAGTACTCAACTGCCAGCTGAGCTACCCGGTAAGCCGGAGGAGGTTTTGGTTGTTGTCGATCGATCACAGACAACCTGGGCAGTCGATGGCTATTTTGTTGTAGAGCAAGAGGAGCAGTTATCTTTGCAGTGGTTTGACTCAGCACCTGCCGCTCCACTCCTCGGTCGTATCCTCTTGGTCATGCGTCCCAAGAAAATTTTTGATGCTGAGGTTGCTAAGGACCCCTGGCAAATTGATGAGTAA
- a CDS encoding form I ribulose bisphosphate carboxylase large subunit, which yields MSYSQTKTQTKAGFQAGVKDYRLTYYTPDYTPKDTDLLAAFRVTPQPGVPPEEAGAAVAAESSTGTWTTVWTDLLTDLDRYKGRCYDIEPVAGEDNQFICYVAYPLDLFEEGSVTNILTSIVGNVFGFKALRALRLEDLRIPVALIKTFQGPPHGIQVERDKLNKYGRPLLGCTIKPKLGLSAKNYGRAVYECLRGGLDFTKDDENINSAPFQRWRDRFLFVADAIHKAQAETGEIKGHYLNVTAPTCEEMLKRAEYAKELKMPIIMHDYLTAGFTANTTLARWCRDNGILLHIHRAMHAVIDRQKNHGIHFRVLAKALRLSGGDHIHTGTVVGKLEGERGITMGFVDLLRENYVEQDKSRGIYFTQDWASLPGVMAVASGGIHVWHMPALVEIFGDDSVLQFGGGTLGHPWGNAPGATANRVALEACIQARNEGRSLAREGNDIIREAAKWSPELAVACEVWKEIKFEFEAMDTV from the coding sequence GTGTCTTATTCTCAAACCAAGACTCAGACAAAAGCTGGGTTTCAGGCTGGTGTTAAAGACTATCGGCTAACCTATTACACCCCTGACTACACCCCGAAAGATACTGATCTTCTAGCCGCCTTCCGCGTGACTCCTCAGCCAGGCGTTCCTCCTGAAGAGGCTGGAGCTGCGGTTGCTGCTGAATCTTCCACAGGTACCTGGACCACAGTGTGGACAGACCTACTAACTGACCTAGACCGTTACAAAGGTCGCTGCTACGACATCGAGCCGGTTGCAGGCGAAGACAACCAGTTCATATGCTATGTTGCCTATCCTCTGGACCTGTTTGAAGAAGGCTCAGTCACGAACATCCTGACCTCGATTGTCGGTAACGTGTTCGGCTTTAAGGCATTGCGTGCGCTGCGTTTGGAAGACCTGCGCATTCCAGTTGCTCTGATCAAGACCTTCCAAGGACCTCCCCACGGGATTCAGGTCGAGCGTGACAAGCTCAACAAATATGGTCGTCCCTTGCTGGGTTGCACGATCAAACCCAAGCTGGGTCTATCCGCGAAGAACTACGGTCGTGCCGTGTATGAGTGTCTCCGCGGCGGTCTGGACTTCACTAAGGATGACGAGAACATCAACTCGGCTCCTTTCCAGCGCTGGCGCGATCGCTTCCTGTTCGTCGCTGATGCTATTCACAAAGCACAAGCAGAAACAGGTGAAATCAAGGGTCACTACCTCAATGTGACCGCTCCTACCTGCGAGGAGATGCTGAAGCGGGCTGAGTACGCCAAAGAACTCAAAATGCCCATCATCATGCATGACTACCTGACCGCAGGTTTCACTGCCAACACCACCCTGGCTCGGTGGTGCCGTGATAACGGAATTTTGCTGCACATCCACCGTGCCATGCACGCAGTAATCGACCGCCAGAAGAACCACGGGATTCACTTCCGCGTACTGGCTAAGGCTCTGCGTCTGTCCGGTGGTGACCACATCCACACAGGCACTGTGGTCGGTAAGCTCGAAGGCGAGCGCGGCATCACCATGGGCTTCGTAGATCTGCTGCGGGAGAACTACGTTGAGCAAGACAAGTCTCGGGGTATCTACTTCACCCAAGACTGGGCTTCTTTGCCTGGCGTGATGGCAGTAGCGTCTGGTGGTATCCACGTATGGCATATGCCCGCGTTGGTAGAAATCTTCGGCGACGACTCTGTGCTGCAATTCGGTGGTGGTACGCTGGGTCACCCCTGGGGCAACGCACCGGGTGCAACTGCTAACCGGGTGGCACTGGAAGCTTGCATCCAGGCGCGTAACGAAGGTCGCTCCCTAGCTCGCGAAGGCAATGACATTATTCGTGAGGCTGCTAAGTGGTCTCCGGAATTGGCTGTTGCTTGCGAAGTTTGGAAGGAAATCAAGTTCGAATTCGAGGCAATGGATACCGTTTGA
- the rcbX gene encoding RuBisCO chaperone RbcX produces MDLKSITKATAKTLMSYLTYQAMRTVVDQLRETDPPTAHWLASFSSTGKLQDGEAYLGELLQERQELALRIMTVREYIAGEIVDFLPEMARMGIAQANVEHRRKHLERITQLSFSEPSSEESTDQAAE; encoded by the coding sequence ATGGATCTGAAGAGCATCACGAAGGCTACGGCCAAAACCTTGATGAGTTATTTAACCTATCAGGCGATGCGAACTGTGGTTGACCAGCTAAGAGAAACGGATCCACCTACAGCTCACTGGCTAGCCAGTTTCTCTTCAACGGGCAAACTTCAGGATGGCGAAGCCTATTTAGGGGAATTGCTACAGGAACGACAGGAGCTAGCGCTTCGGATCATGACTGTTCGCGAATATATCGCTGGCGAAATTGTTGATTTTCTACCAGAGATGGCTCGAATGGGCATTGCCCAAGCCAATGTTGAACACCGTCGCAAACACCTGGAACGCATTACTCAGCTTTCGTTTTCTGAACCCAGCTCGGAAGAGTCAACTGATCAGGCAGCTGAGTGA
- a CDS encoding ribulose bisphosphate carboxylase small subunit encodes MQTLPKERRYETLSYLPPLTDAQISKQIQYILDQGYFPAVEFNETSEPTVYYWTLWKLPLFAAKTTQEVLNEVQACRSSYPNCYIRVVGFDNVKQCQIASFIVHKPSTNRY; translated from the coding sequence ATGCAGACCCTACCCAAGGAAAGGCGTTACGAGACTCTGTCCTATCTGCCGCCTCTAACCGATGCGCAGATCAGCAAGCAGATTCAATACATTCTTGACCAGGGTTATTTCCCAGCGGTCGAGTTCAATGAAACTTCTGAACCGACTGTATACTACTGGACTCTGTGGAAGTTGCCTCTGTTTGCAGCAAAGACAACTCAGGAAGTGCTGAACGAAGTTCAGGCTTGCCGCAGTTCCTACCCCAATTGCTACATCCGTGTAGTGGGTTTTGACAACGTGAAGCAGTGCCAAATCGCTAGCTTTATCGTTCACAAGCCAAGTACCAACCGTTACTAA
- a CDS encoding choice-of-anchor A family protein codes for MKFKVICGKVTVAAFAITGTTLITTSAQAGTLGAASEFNAFIFGDADLYNSDVEGRLATGGNAKLDNYSVGLKLANSHGTRDDLVVGGSLEFSNGRVETGNARSRGSAQLQNVGFYTGGDTSNVNGSYQAGNPIDFGKAAQELQQSSKFWAGLEANGITNIEQYQHDSHLDTLVTLAGNNSNLNVFNLSGDLLSSTRKFSLSAPQGSTVLVNISGKANQLQNFGFFMNGCFFASGTCTDNEVEASNNGSDGKVSYRILYNFFEATDLLVQGIGVKGSILAPFANINFNNAHIDGNLIAASLTGSGQSNNVLFNGNLPQPSQPRDTVIPPQSKPEPEPEPKSVPEPTAVFGLLAIGASAGLRLKRRAEVAA; via the coding sequence ATGAAGTTTAAGGTTATCTGCGGCAAAGTTACTGTTGCGGCCTTTGCCATCACCGGAACAACGCTGATCACGACATCGGCCCAGGCCGGAACTCTGGGAGCTGCGTCCGAATTTAACGCCTTTATCTTTGGTGATGCTGACCTATACAACTCAGATGTTGAAGGACGGTTAGCCACTGGTGGCAACGCCAAATTGGATAATTATTCAGTAGGACTAAAACTAGCCAACTCTCACGGAACTCGCGATGATTTGGTTGTGGGCGGTAGCCTAGAATTTAGTAATGGTCGTGTAGAGACCGGTAATGCCCGCAGTAGGGGCTCCGCCCAATTGCAGAACGTCGGTTTTTACACTGGCGGCGATACTAGCAACGTCAATGGTAGCTATCAAGCTGGTAACCCAATTGACTTTGGGAAAGCTGCACAAGAACTGCAACAATCTTCAAAATTCTGGGCTGGGCTTGAAGCAAATGGCATCACAAACATCGAGCAGTATCAGCATGACTCGCACCTTGATACCTTAGTCACCTTGGCAGGCAATAATTCCAACCTCAATGTTTTCAACCTTTCGGGCGACCTTTTAAGTAGCACTCGCAAGTTCAGCCTTAGTGCGCCTCAAGGTTCTACTGTGTTGGTCAATATCAGTGGCAAAGCCAACCAGTTGCAGAACTTTGGCTTCTTCATGAATGGTTGTTTCTTTGCTAGTGGCACTTGCACTGATAATGAAGTTGAGGCCTCTAATAATGGTAGTGATGGCAAAGTTAGCTACCGTATCCTCTACAATTTCTTTGAGGCGACAGATTTGCTGGTTCAGGGAATTGGAGTGAAGGGGAGTATTTTGGCTCCCTTCGCTAATATCAACTTCAATAATGCTCACATTGATGGAAACCTGATTGCCGCTTCGCTGACTGGCTCCGGTCAATCCAATAATGTGCTTTTCAACGGTAACTTGCCACAACCCTCCCAGCCTAGAGATACAGTTATCCCCCCGCAATCGAAGCCAGAACCTGAACCAGAACCGAAATCGGTGCCTGAACCAACTGCAGTTTTTGGCTTGTTAGCTATTGGTGCTAGTGCAGGGTTACGGCTGAAGCGTCGTGCTGAGGTTGCTGCTTGA
- a CDS encoding valine--pyruvate transaminase, whose protein sequence is MEPALTRFGTQMSQLTGVRAIMKDIIETLRAGAGRSFIDLSAGNPVILPEVEQLWRDCTQDLLASSEYGEVVCRYGSSQGYRPFIDAVVNDFNRRYNLSLTERNILITPGSQSLYFFAANAFGGYTREGSLKQIVLPLSPDYTGYGGVSLYPEAVVSYRPTLEVQESTHRFKYRPDFSRLVIDQSTGCVIFSRPCNPTGNVLSDEEVDKIAALAAPHDVPVLVDSAYGPPFPALNFTELTPRFGGNLVHCLSLSKAGLPGERLGVAIGHPTVIETLEAFQTNACIHASRYGQAIAARAIKSGALAEIAERIIRPHYQHKFEVLEAALDKAMPTDLPWFLHRGEGAIFAWLWLRDLPISDWEFYQALKAAGVIVVPGSSFFPGLREDWKHMRECVRISLTAPVEEIATGMARLAGIVEQIYAQTQVSV, encoded by the coding sequence ATGGAGCCTGCCCTGACCCGCTTTGGTACCCAGATGTCCCAGCTCACGGGTGTACGCGCGATCATGAAGGACATCATCGAAACGCTACGGGCTGGGGCAGGTCGCTCTTTTATCGATTTGAGCGCGGGCAACCCAGTGATTTTGCCAGAGGTCGAACAACTCTGGCGCGACTGCACCCAAGATCTGTTGGCTAGCTCGGAATATGGCGAGGTGGTCTGCCGCTACGGCTCTAGCCAGGGCTATCGCCCCTTTATTGATGCGGTGGTCAATGACTTCAACCGACGCTATAACTTGAGCCTAACCGAGCGCAATATCCTGATTACGCCAGGTAGCCAGTCCCTCTACTTCTTTGCGGCCAACGCCTTTGGTGGCTACACCCGCGAAGGTTCTCTCAAGCAGATCGTGCTGCCCCTCAGCCCGGACTACACCGGCTATGGAGGCGTCAGTCTGTATCCTGAGGCTGTTGTTTCCTATCGTCCAACCTTAGAGGTTCAGGAGAGCACTCACCGCTTCAAGTACCGCCCTGACTTCTCGCGTTTGGTCATTGATCAGTCAACCGGTTGTGTCATTTTCTCGCGCCCCTGCAATCCCACCGGTAATGTCCTCAGTGACGAAGAAGTGGACAAAATTGCTGCGCTGGCAGCCCCCCATGATGTGCCGGTCCTAGTTGACTCTGCCTATGGGCCTCCTTTCCCAGCCCTGAACTTTACCGAGCTAACGCCACGTTTTGGTGGTAACTTAGTTCACTGCCTCAGTCTTTCTAAGGCAGGGTTGCCAGGTGAACGGCTGGGAGTAGCAATTGGTCATCCAACAGTGATTGAAACGCTTGAAGCCTTTCAAACTAATGCCTGTATCCACGCCTCGCGCTATGGCCAAGCGATCGCCGCACGAGCAATTAAGTCTGGAGCCTTAGCCGAAATAGCTGAGCGAATCATTCGACCCCACTATCAGCACAAGTTTGAGGTGCTCGAAGCGGCTCTAGACAAAGCAATGCCAACAGATCTGCCCTGGTTCCTACATCGCGGCGAGGGGGCAATCTTTGCCTGGCTGTGGCTGCGGGATCTGCCGATCAGCGACTGGGAGTTTTATCAAGCCCTGAAGGCCGCTGGCGTGATTGTGGTGCCGGGTAGCTCTTTCTTCCCAGGCTTGCGGGAAGACTGGAAACACATGCGCGAATGTGTCCGCATTAGTTTGACTGCCCCAGTTGAAGAGATCGCAACTGGTATGGCGAGACTAGCGGGGATTGTAGAGCAGATTTACGCTCAGACCCAAGTCTCTGTTTAA
- the thiC gene encoding phosphomethylpyrimidine synthase, with the protein MRTEWIARRAGQSNVTQMHYARQGIITEEIAYVAQREQLSPELIRSEVARGRLIIPANINHLNLEPMGIGIASRCKVNANIGASPNASDLEEEVAKLRLAVKYGADTVMDLSTGGGNLDEIRTAIINASPVPIGTVPVYQTLESVHGKVENLTPDDFLHVIEKHAQQGVDYQTIHAGILIEHLPLVRGRITGIVSRGGGILARWMLHHHKQNPLYTHFNDIIEIFKKYDVSFSLGDSLRPGCTHDASDAAQLAELKTLGQLTRRAWEHDVQVMVEGPGHVPMDQIEFNVRKQMEECSEAPFYVLGPLVTDIAPGYDHITSAIGAAMAGWYGTAMLCYVTPKEHLGLPGPEDVRNGLIAYKIAAHAADIARNRPGARDRDDELSRARYNFDWNRQFELSLDPERAREYHDETLPADIYKTAEFCSMCGPKFCPMQTKLDEAELTELEKALSTQKPATV; encoded by the coding sequence ATGCGAACTGAATGGATTGCCCGGCGTGCAGGTCAGAGCAATGTGACTCAGATGCACTATGCGCGTCAGGGCATAATCACTGAGGAAATAGCCTATGTTGCTCAACGGGAGCAACTGTCACCAGAACTGATCCGCTCCGAGGTGGCCAGGGGACGGCTGATTATTCCAGCCAATATCAATCACCTCAACCTAGAGCCGATGGGCATCGGCATCGCCTCTCGCTGTAAGGTCAATGCCAATATTGGCGCTTCCCCCAACGCCTCTGACTTGGAAGAAGAAGTGGCCAAACTGCGGCTAGCTGTGAAATATGGTGCCGACACGGTGATGGACTTGTCCACAGGCGGTGGCAACCTGGACGAAATTCGCACCGCGATCATCAACGCTTCGCCTGTTCCTATCGGCACCGTGCCGGTCTACCAGACCTTAGAGAGCGTTCACGGCAAGGTGGAGAATTTAACGCCTGATGATTTTCTGCATGTGATTGAGAAGCATGCGCAGCAGGGCGTAGATTATCAAACTATTCATGCCGGCATTCTGATTGAGCATCTGCCCCTTGTGAGAGGCCGGATTACAGGCATTGTCTCGCGTGGCGGTGGTATTCTGGCTCGTTGGATGCTGCATCACCACAAGCAGAATCCGCTCTACACTCACTTCAACGACATCATTGAGATTTTCAAGAAATATGATGTCTCATTCAGCCTAGGCGATTCATTACGTCCGGGCTGTACCCATGACGCTTCTGATGCAGCTCAGCTGGCTGAACTCAAGACACTTGGTCAACTCACCCGTCGGGCTTGGGAACATGACGTGCAGGTAATGGTGGAGGGCCCGGGCCACGTCCCGATGGATCAGATTGAGTTTAATGTGCGCAAGCAAATGGAAGAGTGTTCAGAAGCTCCCTTCTATGTGCTGGGTCCCCTGGTCACTGATATTGCGCCTGGTTACGACCACATCACCAGCGCAATTGGCGCAGCCATGGCAGGCTGGTACGGTACGGCTATGCTCTGCTATGTAACTCCTAAAGAGCACTTGGGCTTGCCGGGGCCAGAAGATGTGCGCAATGGCCTGATTGCCTACAAGATTGCGGCTCATGCAGCCGACATTGCTCGCAATCGGCCAGGAGCTCGCGATCGAGATGATGAACTGTCGCGTGCCCGCTACAACTTTGACTGGAACCGTCAATTTGAGCTGTCGCTGGATCCTGAGCGTGCCCGTGAATATCATGACGAAACGCTACCAGCAGATATCTACAAAACCGCCGAGTTCTGCTCGATGTGTGGTCCTAAATTCTGTCCAATGCAGACCAAGCTTGACGAAGCGGAACTGACTGAATTGGAAAAGGCGTTAAGCACTCAAAAACCAGCCACGGTTTGA
- a CDS encoding HetP family heterocyst commitment protein → MTSEQLDQVITAVMAGKYSWACVLMLRFHGYDPLLYLPYRTYNRLIKENCLIGRRTPQKSNQPPQALQSGIPTSRTS, encoded by the coding sequence ATGACTTCTGAGCAACTCGATCAAGTGATTACCGCCGTCATGGCAGGCAAGTATTCCTGGGCCTGCGTTCTAATGCTCCGTTTCCATGGCTACGACCCTCTTCTGTATCTTCCTTATAGAACTTACAACCGATTAATCAAAGAGAATTGCCTGATAGGCAGGCGCACGCCACAAAAAAGCAATCAGCCGCCTCAAGCGTTGCAAAGTGGTATCCCCACAAGCCGCACTAGCTAA
- a CDS encoding YkgJ family cysteine cluster protein yields MSAEIEQQIIERFQEMDQRTQAFAESTGIRCPAGCGRCCTSPTVEATPLELQPMAREIVRRGELLQRLEALAQAETSVCVLYQTDPSVSGNGRCGLYAWRPTVCRLFGFAAVRTKHGQAELAACYHHTEIQLEVVTTAKQSVRQGLDTPILSEEAAKIESLDPTWGTERLPINKALKVALEREALRVQFSQA; encoded by the coding sequence ATGAGCGCAGAAATTGAGCAGCAAATTATCGAGCGGTTCCAGGAGATGGACCAACGAACTCAAGCATTTGCTGAGAGCACAGGCATTCGATGTCCGGCCGGCTGTGGGCGCTGTTGTACAAGCCCAACTGTGGAAGCAACGCCCTTAGAACTGCAACCAATGGCGCGAGAAATAGTGCGTCGGGGGGAGCTTTTGCAAAGGCTGGAGGCTTTGGCTCAAGCCGAAACGTCAGTCTGCGTACTTTACCAAACAGATCCCTCAGTCAGTGGTAACGGGCGCTGTGGTCTGTATGCTTGGCGACCCACAGTCTGTCGATTGTTTGGTTTTGCCGCAGTACGAACTAAGCACGGACAGGCCGAACTAGCGGCTTGCTACCATCACACTGAGATTCAATTAGAAGTCGTTACAACAGCCAAGCAATCCGTCCGCCAAGGACTGGACACGCCGATTTTGTCAGAAGAGGCTGCCAAGATTGAGAGCTTAGACCCAACCTGGGGAACTGAGCGTCTGCCTATCAATAAAGCTCTAAAAGTTGCGCTAGAGCGTGAAGCGCTACGAGTTCAGTTCTCCCAAGCATGA